A window of the Archangium lipolyticum genome harbors these coding sequences:
- the istA gene encoding IS21 family transposase, producing MVEQEVVRRIRVLAEAGWGHKRIAREVGVARNTVRRYLRAGSEADKQVRPKARRLTGDEQQRAVELWNGAAEGNAVVVKALLEQERVGASVRTVQRAVEERRRQVHAAQVATVRFETKPGQQMQVDFGEKKVRLGGQLVKVFLLVAVLSFSRRLFVRAFLNQRGDDWREGVAAAFVHFGGVVLEVLGDNARPLVDEHDRKAGSVRFHPAWVEFCKDWDVTPKACGPYRARTKGKTESGVKYVKRNALAGREFESFAALEKHLVEWMAEADARVHGTTHERPLDRFEREEKAALRPLPSRPLPRRQQRLKRKVANDALVDVDTVRYSVPHRLVRESVEVQVGEAEVRIFHAGKLVATHVRGKEPHGRVVDPAHWEGLWRARAVEPAEDGSKLAALGRSLEDYAAVVEQGAKRGVA from the coding sequence ATGGTCGAGCAGGAAGTGGTGCGGCGCATACGGGTGCTGGCGGAGGCGGGCTGGGGCCACAAGCGGATAGCGCGCGAGGTGGGCGTGGCGCGCAACACGGTGAGGCGCTACCTGCGCGCGGGCAGCGAGGCCGACAAGCAGGTGAGGCCGAAGGCGCGGCGGCTCACCGGGGACGAGCAGCAACGCGCGGTGGAGTTGTGGAATGGAGCGGCGGAGGGCAACGCCGTCGTCGTCAAGGCGCTGCTGGAGCAAGAGAGAGTGGGGGCCAGCGTGCGCACCGTGCAGCGAGCGGTGGAGGAGAGACGGCGGCAGGTGCACGCGGCGCAGGTGGCCACGGTGCGCTTCGAGACGAAGCCAGGGCAGCAGATGCAGGTGGACTTCGGCGAGAAAAAGGTGCGGCTGGGCGGGCAGCTGGTGAAGGTGTTCCTGCTGGTGGCGGTGCTGAGCTTCTCGCGGCGGCTGTTCGTGCGCGCCTTCCTCAATCAGCGCGGAGACGACTGGCGGGAGGGAGTGGCCGCGGCCTTCGTGCACTTTGGAGGCGTGGTGCTGGAGGTGCTCGGGGACAATGCCCGGCCGCTGGTGGACGAGCACGACAGGAAGGCCGGCAGCGTGCGCTTCCACCCGGCCTGGGTGGAGTTCTGCAAGGACTGGGACGTGACGCCCAAGGCGTGCGGGCCGTACCGTGCGCGCACCAAGGGCAAGACGGAGTCGGGCGTCAAGTACGTCAAGCGCAACGCGCTGGCGGGCAGGGAGTTCGAGTCCTTCGCCGCGCTGGAGAAGCACCTGGTGGAGTGGATGGCCGAGGCGGATGCGCGCGTGCACGGCACCACGCATGAGCGGCCGCTGGACAGATTCGAGCGTGAGGAGAAGGCCGCGCTGCGCCCGCTGCCCTCACGTCCACTGCCGCGTCGGCAGCAGAGGCTCAAGCGCAAGGTGGCCAACGACGCGCTGGTGGACGTGGACACGGTGCGCTACAGCGTGCCGCACCGGCTGGTGCGCGAGAGCGTCGAGGTGCAGGTGGGAGAGGCGGAGGTGCGCATCTTCCACGCGGGCAAGCTGGTGGCCACGCACGTACGCGGCAAGGAGCCACACGGGCGCGTCGTCGACCCGGCTCACTGGGAAGGACTGTGGCGAGCGCGCGCCGTGGAGCCCGCCGAGGACGGCTCCAAGCTGGCCGCGCTCGGGCGCTCGCTGGAGGACTACGCCGCCGTGGTGGAGCAGGGCGCGAAGCGAGGTGTCGCATGA
- a CDS encoding CAP domain-containing protein, which translates to MDGGVNAPGDAGPGSEIPDAGPPSCSNITGDRSTQVCLRWKCDRADLSEGTWSGAVNGCIVGDLGASARANALRLINLYRFLAELPAVTTDAVRNQKAQECALMMDANNSLNHSPPTSWSCYTSGGVEAAGKSNICSGRAVDCIDLYISDSGNATTLGHRRWFLSNQLGPVGIGGTTGGSCHWVIGGSGSANRAWTAWPPPGPVPLGAIHIPGKTSVDVTGWSVQTYASSYNLGSAQVTVTDNGQPAPVTVTQLLANYGSAYAIRFNPQGWTTQAGHTYAVTITAPGLTNPIRYTVQPVNCP; encoded by the coding sequence GTGGACGGCGGAGTCAACGCGCCCGGAGATGCGGGACCGGGCTCGGAGATTCCGGATGCAGGGCCCCCCTCCTGCTCGAATATCACCGGCGATCGCTCCACCCAGGTGTGTCTGCGCTGGAAGTGTGACCGCGCGGACCTCTCCGAAGGCACCTGGAGCGGAGCCGTGAACGGGTGCATCGTGGGCGACCTGGGGGCGAGCGCCCGCGCCAACGCGCTGCGGCTCATCAACCTCTATCGCTTCCTCGCCGAGCTGCCAGCGGTGACCACCGATGCGGTGCGCAATCAGAAGGCCCAGGAGTGCGCGCTCATGATGGACGCCAACAACAGCCTGAATCACAGCCCGCCCACCAGCTGGAGCTGCTACACCTCCGGTGGCGTGGAGGCTGCTGGCAAGAGCAACATCTGCTCGGGCCGGGCCGTGGACTGCATCGACCTGTACATATCGGACTCCGGCAACGCGACCACGCTCGGCCATCGCCGCTGGTTCCTCTCCAACCAGCTCGGGCCGGTGGGAATTGGAGGAACGACAGGAGGCTCCTGCCACTGGGTCATTGGTGGCAGCGGGAGTGCCAACCGCGCCTGGACCGCCTGGCCACCGCCGGGCCCCGTCCCCCTCGGAGCCATCCACATCCCGGGGAAGACCTCGGTCGATGTCACCGGGTGGTCCGTACAGACCTACGCGTCCAGCTACAACCTCGGGAGCGCGCAGGTCACGGTCACGGACAACGGGCAGCCCGCTCCGGTCACCGTGACGCAGTTGCTCGCGAACTACGGCTCCGCCTACGCCATCCGCTTCAACCCACAGGGCTGGACCACACAGGCTGGCCATACCTATGCGGTGACCATCACCGCGCCGGGACTGACCAACCCCATCCGCTACACCGTGCAGCCGGTGAACTGCCCCTAG
- a CDS encoding PAS domain-containing protein, with product MNLEMRGQESPSSSLAGVLEARQDHIVHQWVERLREGLAPEPRARSVLEDHIGDYLQEMTTVLHRAGQGGAAAVPEESTVAREHGRQRLRIGFNLAVLVREYDLLHECILDSVEQTGAHVTLAELRALASFIVHSIADAADEYTRQRDAAQRLNEVRLQGLLDQAPVAIYAKDAEGRYFIANRHLQELLGRSREEILGRDDFAFFPEELARQYQAHDAQALAGHTCVTEEVMNHSSGPRTFLSTKFPLPGDEGTPAAMGGVSTDITERKEAEAARARLLREAEAQRERLHSLLQQQSPAFIFVMQGPEHIFTLANTLTVQRLGGRDMVGKPLREAFPEFVEQGYGELIDNVYRTGKSAAGNEAPLWLVPPEGGEPEEAFFNYVDTPTYGPDGQVDGVFVHAVEVTELVRERRKAEEALALLDTLLNTAPVAMSFLDRDLRYVRANQMVADLLGRPFEHIQGHRLEPLSTVFADQLSSVRRQVLETGQPVFGYETTGPHAGLGGEVRHWLSNHAPVRNRAGEVILVASVALDITERKRAESAIEERFRLLVEGVEDYAIFMLDPKGRVTSWNPGAERIKGWQASEVLGRSLSVFYLPGDVVAGVPEEALQLASTEGQHRAEMPLVRKDGSRFWADVLLTALRDERGNLRGFAMITRDISPRRQAEEALRATTQRLEAILETAVDGILTIDEGGRIQSINPATVRIFGQPPEKLLGQDFLQLLPEPYLSGNIQPGAHKLLGSGREVRGRREDGSLFPLELSVSETRLSQGRFFTCFVRDISARKQAEEAQALFVRVGTLLSQSLDVHTTLKNLASLVVEHLSDYCMVDLLGEDGRLQLLEVAARDPERQALIRRAMPSPSHSQQGASVLMHILEGGVPVAEPEPTRQSVLSNDPKYRAFVEALELKSFLFVPLVARGRKLGLISFAWSQPRPTCATTDLEVARGMADRAALALDNARLYQEAQEAIRVREDVVAIVSHDLRTPLNAISLSATSLLKREDMDKRATTAVNRILSAANRASRMIRDLLDFNQARMKGIPIQREPLDFHPLVLRVVKEVRLAHPDRHIAFHASGEGKGEWDGDRLAQVVTNLVGNALQHSPEDSPVRVSTRSEGEHVLLEVHNENAGRAIPPELQSHLFEPYRRGPGAGASRGSLGLGLFITRQIVLAHGGDIHVRSTPEEGTTFTVSLPRRSV from the coding sequence GTGAACCTCGAGATGCGTGGGCAAGAGTCCCCGTCATCCTCGCTGGCGGGCGTGCTGGAGGCCCGGCAGGACCATATCGTCCACCAATGGGTGGAGCGGTTGCGCGAGGGGCTGGCCCCGGAGCCCCGGGCCCGGAGCGTGCTGGAGGACCATATTGGTGACTACCTCCAGGAGATGACAACGGTGCTGCATCGGGCCGGGCAGGGAGGCGCCGCCGCGGTACCGGAGGAGAGCACCGTGGCCCGGGAGCACGGCCGCCAGCGCCTGCGCATCGGCTTCAATCTGGCGGTGCTGGTGCGAGAATACGACCTGCTGCACGAGTGCATCCTCGATTCGGTGGAGCAGACGGGAGCGCACGTCACCCTGGCAGAGCTCCGAGCACTCGCCTCCTTCATCGTCCACAGCATCGCCGATGCGGCGGACGAGTACACCCGCCAGCGGGATGCGGCGCAGCGGCTCAACGAGGTCCGGCTCCAGGGGTTATTGGACCAGGCCCCCGTCGCCATCTATGCCAAGGACGCCGAGGGCCGCTACTTCATCGCCAACCGCCACCTGCAGGAACTGCTAGGGCGCTCGCGCGAGGAAATCCTCGGTCGGGACGACTTCGCCTTCTTCCCCGAGGAGCTCGCCAGGCAATACCAGGCCCATGACGCCCAGGCTTTGGCCGGGCACACCTGTGTCACCGAGGAAGTGATGAACCATTCCTCCGGGCCGCGCACCTTCCTGTCCACGAAGTTCCCCCTGCCGGGGGACGAGGGCACTCCGGCTGCCATGGGCGGCGTCTCCACCGACATCACCGAGCGCAAGGAGGCCGAGGCCGCTCGGGCCCGGCTGCTGCGCGAGGCCGAAGCCCAACGCGAGCGCCTGCACTCACTCCTCCAACAACAGTCACCCGCCTTCATCTTCGTGATGCAGGGGCCCGAGCACATCTTCACCCTGGCCAATACCCTCACCGTCCAGCGCCTCGGCGGCCGGGACATGGTGGGCAAGCCCCTGCGCGAGGCGTTTCCGGAGTTCGTGGAGCAGGGCTACGGTGAGCTGATCGACAACGTCTACCGCACGGGCAAGTCCGCTGCGGGCAACGAAGCCCCGCTGTGGTTGGTCCCACCCGAAGGGGGGGAGCCCGAGGAAGCCTTCTTCAATTACGTCGACACGCCCACCTATGGGCCGGATGGTCAGGTGGATGGCGTCTTCGTGCATGCGGTGGAGGTGACGGAGTTGGTGCGCGAGCGCCGCAAGGCGGAAGAGGCGCTGGCGCTGCTGGACACCCTGCTCAACACCGCTCCGGTGGCGATGTCCTTCCTCGATCGCGACCTGCGCTACGTGCGCGCCAACCAGATGGTGGCCGATCTCCTCGGCCGTCCCTTCGAGCACATCCAGGGCCATCGTCTGGAGCCGCTCTCTACCGTCTTCGCCGACCAGCTCTCGTCCGTCCGCCGCCAGGTGCTGGAGACGGGGCAGCCGGTCTTTGGCTATGAGACGACGGGCCCCCACGCCGGGCTGGGTGGAGAGGTCCGCCACTGGCTCTCCAACCACGCTCCGGTGCGCAACCGGGCCGGCGAGGTCATCCTCGTGGCCAGCGTGGCGCTGGACATCACCGAGCGCAAGCGCGCCGAAAGCGCCATTGAGGAGCGTTTCCGCCTGCTGGTGGAGGGCGTGGAGGACTATGCCATCTTCATGCTCGACCCCAAGGGCCGGGTGACGAGCTGGAATCCGGGCGCCGAGCGCATCAAGGGCTGGCAGGCGTCGGAAGTCCTCGGCCGCTCCCTATCCGTCTTCTACCTCCCCGGAGACGTGGTGGCCGGGGTTCCCGAGGAAGCCCTGCAACTGGCCTCCACCGAGGGACAGCACCGCGCGGAAATGCCCCTGGTGCGCAAGGACGGCAGCCGCTTCTGGGCGGACGTGCTGCTCACCGCCCTGCGTGATGAGCGGGGGAACCTGCGGGGCTTCGCCATGATTACCCGCGACATCTCACCGCGGCGGCAAGCCGAGGAGGCCCTGCGCGCGACGACCCAGCGGCTGGAGGCCATCCTGGAGACGGCGGTGGATGGAATCCTCACCATCGACGAGGGGGGCAGAATCCAGAGCATCAACCCGGCCACGGTGCGCATCTTCGGCCAGCCTCCCGAGAAGCTGCTGGGCCAGGACTTCCTCCAGCTGCTGCCCGAGCCGTACCTGAGCGGCAACATCCAGCCGGGAGCGCACAAGCTGCTCGGCAGTGGACGCGAGGTGAGGGGCCGTCGCGAGGACGGGAGCCTCTTCCCCCTGGAGCTCTCCGTCAGCGAGACGCGCCTGTCGCAAGGTCGCTTCTTCACCTGTTTCGTGCGCGACATCTCCGCGCGCAAGCAAGCCGAGGAGGCGCAGGCCCTGTTCGTCCGGGTGGGCACGCTGTTGTCCCAGTCGCTCGACGTCCACACCACGCTCAAGAATCTCGCCTCGCTCGTGGTGGAGCATCTGTCCGACTACTGCATGGTGGACCTGCTGGGGGAGGACGGGCGGTTGCAACTGCTGGAGGTGGCGGCACGCGACCCCGAGCGCCAGGCGCTCATCCGCCGCGCGATGCCGTCCCCTTCTCATTCTCAACAGGGCGCCAGTGTCCTGATGCATATCCTGGAGGGGGGTGTGCCCGTGGCGGAACCGGAGCCCACCAGGCAGAGCGTTCTCTCCAACGACCCGAAGTACCGGGCCTTCGTGGAGGCGCTCGAGCTGAAGTCCTTCCTCTTCGTCCCGCTGGTGGCCCGGGGCCGTAAGCTCGGCCTCATCTCCTTCGCCTGGAGCCAGCCTCGCCCCACGTGCGCCACGACGGACCTGGAGGTGGCCCGGGGCATGGCCGATCGCGCGGCGCTGGCGCTGGACAACGCACGGCTCTACCAGGAAGCACAGGAGGCCATCCGGGTGAGAGAGGACGTGGTGGCCATCGTCAGCCACGACCTGCGCACCCCACTCAATGCCATCAGCCTGTCGGCCACGAGTCTGCTCAAGCGCGAGGACATGGACAAGCGCGCCACCACGGCTGTCAATCGCATCCTTTCAGCGGCGAACCGGGCCAGCCGGATGATTCGAGACCTGCTCGACTTCAACCAGGCGCGCATGAAGGGCATCCCCATCCAGCGCGAGCCGCTGGACTTCCACCCACTCGTCCTGCGGGTGGTGAAGGAGGTGAGACTGGCCCATCCCGACAGGCACATCGCGTTCCACGCCAGCGGAGAGGGGAAGGGCGAATGGGATGGGGACCGGTTGGCGCAGGTGGTGACCAACCTGGTGGGCAATGCGCTCCAGCACAGCCCGGAGGACTCACCCGTGCGGGTGTCCACCCGGAGCGAGGGCGAGCACGTCCTGCTCGAGGTGCACAACGAGAACGCGGGGCGCGCCATCCCGCCCGAGCTTCAATCACACCTCTTCGAGCCCTATCGGAGGGGGCCCGGGGCCGGTGCGAGCCGGGGCAGTCTCGGCCTGGGGCTCTTCATCACCCGGCAGATTGTCCTCGCCCATGGCGGGGACATCCACGTACGCTCCACGCCGGAGGAGGGCACCACTTTCACCGTGAGCCTGCCTCGACGCTCGGTCTAG
- a CDS encoding YkgJ family cysteine cluster protein: MTTPGTPESPLSLLCRSCGLCCDGSLFSHVGLEADELERLRALGIPTQQRRSGTEVLAQRCPALKGRDCQIYKDRPSSCAAYKCLLADSLVEDRV, encoded by the coding sequence GTGACGACTCCTGGCACACCCGAATCTCCGCTCTCGCTCCTCTGCCGCAGCTGCGGCCTGTGCTGCGATGGCAGCCTCTTCAGCCACGTGGGGCTCGAGGCGGACGAGCTGGAGCGTCTGCGCGCCCTCGGTATTCCCACGCAGCAGCGGCGCAGCGGGACGGAGGTGCTTGCTCAGCGGTGCCCAGCGCTCAAGGGCCGTGACTGCCAGATATACAAAGACCGTCCGTCGAGCTGCGCCGCGTACAAGTGCTTGCTCGCGGACTCCCTCGTCGAGGACCGGGTGTAG
- a CDS encoding ATP-binding protein: protein MLGPRFLEGRASAPLTPEEREWLTSHADSLVLGTYTNSPLSFVNDQGELSGMAVDYVRLLERKLGIEFRRAPPVIIRELLKDMREGRVDLTSGLTPTPERSEYLLFSAPYVRIPTIIVVRRGSWETLTLEQMKGLRVAVGENFGAHEYLKRNHPELQLVPVPNDLEGLMRLSTGEADAMVVHVAAASFYITRENLTSLHVAGRTPYQYELAMAIRKDEPILHRIVQKGLDQMTEGEKQIIWSRWIHEWEMPFYREPSFWRFVALLVVCVGVVVGTIITWNKALKQQVRARTADLAAAHRNVSFLAETSVILSETLDYKAMLSRLGELCVRHLADWCVIDLVTDGQSRRVAGAHVSPAKRPLLDKLAERYPAWVGGPSPASEVLRSNQPRLYPEISEEDIQATSENEEHAQIILALGTRSAIAVPLIARGNTLGVLTLGSGTPGRRYGEKDLELAQEVARRASIAYDNARLYQQAQEAIRIRDVFLMVAAHELRTPLTSLKLRLSSLHRLFQTPPGQTVPTDAIFRELTRLEAQANRLHALIEQLLDVSHISVGRFELMREEVDLCQVVQEVVEDLREQLSRSGSRLEVRTECPGVGYWDRLRLEQVVANLLGNAIKFGEGKPLEVRVESGPEVVRLIVRDQGIGFPSEARARIFEKFERAVSERHYGGLGLGLFIARQIVETHGGTISVESTPGEGSTFIVALPRRVERASPPS from the coding sequence GTGCTCGGGCCCCGCTTCCTCGAGGGGCGCGCCTCGGCTCCGCTCACTCCAGAGGAACGGGAGTGGCTCACGAGCCATGCCGACAGCCTCGTGCTCGGGACCTATACCAACTCCCCGCTGTCGTTCGTGAACGACCAGGGGGAGCTCAGCGGCATGGCCGTGGACTATGTCCGGTTGTTGGAACGGAAGCTCGGCATCGAGTTTCGCAGGGCTCCTCCCGTCATCATCCGCGAGCTGCTCAAGGACATGCGAGAGGGGAGGGTGGATCTGACGAGCGGGCTGACCCCAACCCCCGAGCGCTCGGAATACCTTCTCTTCTCCGCGCCCTACGTCCGCATTCCGACCATCATCGTCGTGCGCCGGGGGTCCTGGGAGACGCTCACGCTCGAGCAGATGAAGGGACTTCGGGTCGCGGTGGGGGAGAACTTCGGAGCCCATGAGTATCTGAAACGCAACCACCCCGAGCTTCAGCTCGTCCCCGTTCCCAATGATCTCGAGGGACTGATGCGCCTGTCGACGGGCGAAGCCGATGCGATGGTCGTGCATGTCGCGGCCGCGTCCTTCTACATCACCCGGGAGAACCTGACGAGCCTCCATGTGGCGGGAAGAACCCCCTACCAGTACGAGCTCGCGATGGCGATCCGGAAGGATGAGCCGATCCTGCACCGCATCGTCCAGAAGGGGCTGGACCAGATGACGGAGGGGGAAAAGCAGATCATCTGGTCGCGTTGGATCCACGAGTGGGAGATGCCGTTCTACCGTGAACCCTCCTTCTGGCGGTTCGTGGCGCTCCTGGTCGTATGCGTGGGGGTGGTGGTGGGGACGATCATCACCTGGAACAAGGCGCTGAAGCAGCAGGTGCGGGCGCGAACCGCTGACCTCGCGGCGGCCCATCGGAACGTCTCGTTTCTCGCGGAGACGAGCGTCATCCTTTCCGAGACGCTTGATTACAAAGCGATGCTCTCTCGCCTGGGTGAGCTGTGTGTGCGCCACCTCGCCGACTGGTGCGTCATCGACCTGGTGACGGATGGGCAGAGCCGCCGGGTCGCCGGGGCTCATGTCAGCCCCGCGAAGCGGCCGTTGCTCGACAAGCTCGCCGAGCGCTATCCGGCCTGGGTGGGAGGCCCCAGCCCCGCCAGCGAGGTGCTTCGGAGCAACCAGCCTCGTCTCTACCCCGAGATATCCGAGGAGGACATCCAGGCCACGAGTGAGAACGAGGAGCATGCGCAGATCATCCTCGCGCTCGGAACCCGGAGCGCCATCGCGGTACCGCTCATCGCGCGAGGAAACACGCTCGGGGTGCTCACCCTGGGCTCGGGCACGCCCGGAAGGCGCTATGGGGAGAAGGATCTCGAGCTGGCACAGGAGGTAGCACGGCGCGCCTCCATCGCGTACGACAATGCCCGGTTGTATCAGCAAGCCCAGGAGGCCATTCGTATCCGGGACGTCTTCCTCATGGTCGCCGCCCACGAGCTTCGCACGCCCCTGACGTCATTGAAGCTCCGCCTCTCCTCCCTCCACCGTCTGTTCCAGACTCCTCCGGGGCAGACGGTTCCGACCGACGCCATCTTCCGCGAGTTGACCCGACTCGAGGCACAGGCCAATCGGCTTCACGCGCTCATCGAGCAGCTGCTCGATGTCTCGCATATCAGCGTGGGGCGTTTCGAGTTGATGCGTGAGGAGGTCGATCTCTGCCAGGTGGTCCAGGAGGTGGTGGAGGACTTGCGCGAGCAGCTGTCTCGCAGCGGTTCCCGGTTGGAGGTTCGGACCGAGTGCCCCGGCGTCGGGTATTGGGACCGGCTCCGGCTGGAGCAGGTGGTGGCCAACCTGCTCGGAAACGCCATCAAGTTCGGAGAGGGAAAGCCGCTGGAGGTGAGGGTCGAGTCCGGACCGGAGGTGGTGCGGCTCATCGTGCGGGACCAGGGCATCGGTTTTCCGAGCGAGGCCAGGGCCCGCATCTTCGAGAAGTTCGAGCGGGCGGTCTCCGAGCGTCACTATGGAGGGCTCGGGCTCGGGCTCTTCATCGCCCGACAGATCGTGGAGACTCATGGGGGCACCATCTCCGTCGAGAGCACTCCCGGGGAGGGTTCGACCTTCATCGTGGCCCTCCCGCGTAGAGTGGAGCGTGCGTCTCCTCCGTCCTGA
- a CDS encoding mersacidin/lichenicidin family type 2 lantibiotic translates to MKKELIVRAWKDPEYRARLSAEERAALPDCPSGSSLTELDGAELLGAVGGKCEPRYSQHIPNSCGIACTVITCGTFD, encoded by the coding sequence ATGAAGAAGGAGTTGATCGTCCGGGCCTGGAAGGACCCGGAGTACCGCGCCCGTCTCTCCGCCGAGGAGCGCGCCGCCCTCCCCGACTGCCCTTCCGGCAGTTCCCTGACCGAGCTCGACGGGGCCGAGCTGCTCGGGGCCGTCGGCGGAAAGTGTGAGCCCCGCTACTCGCAGCACATCCCCAACTCCTGCGGGATCGCCTGTACCGTCATTACCTGCGGGACCTTCGACTGA